In the genome of Elephas maximus indicus isolate mEleMax1 chromosome 6, mEleMax1 primary haplotype, whole genome shotgun sequence, one region contains:
- the ASNSD1 gene encoding asparagine synthetase domain-containing protein 1, which yields MCGICCSVNFSEEHFSKDLKEDLLYNLKQRGPSSSKQLLKSGVNYQCLFSGHVLHLRGILTPQPVEDERGNVFLWNGEVFNGIKVETKENDTQIMFDYLSSCKNESDILSVFSEVQGPWSFIYYQASTHYLWFGRDFFGRRSLLWHFNNLGKSFCLSSVGNQTSGVANQWQEVPASGIFRIDLKSSTAVSKCVVLKLFPWKYISRENVTKECVNSLTKISADLPKIVSVEANEAKLYLEEPIVPLNMKLPPASFEAHYTDISRVPATKETLQVCLTDSHMKEVVQQFIDVLSTAVKTRVLYLPRDESLTPNDALKTCDKRANVAILFSGGIDSMVIATLADRHIPVDEPIDLLNVAFMSKEKTVPTSFNQNKSKQKNHWEIPSEELSKNPAATVVDNPNKEFNVPDRITGRAGLKELQAINPSRIWNFVEINVSVEELQKLRRTRICQLIQPLDTVLDDSIGCAVWFASRGIGCVATQDEVKSYQSNAKVVLTGIGADEQLAGYSRHRARFQTHGLEGLNKEIEMELGRISSRNLGRDDRVIGDHGKEGRFPFLDENVVSFLNSLPIWEKVNLTLPRGIGDKLLLRLAAVELGLTCSALLPKRAMQFGSRIAKMEKNNEKASDKCGRLQVISLENLCIEKEIKM from the exons ATGTGTGGCATTtgttgttctgtaaacttttctGAAGAGCATTTCAGCAAAGATTTGAAAGAAGATTTACTGTATAATCTTAAACAGCGTGGACCCAGTAGTAGTAAACAGTTGTTAAAGTCTGGTGTTAACTACCAGTGTTTATTTTCTGGACATGTCCTTCACTTGAGAGGTATTTTGACTCCCCAGCCTGTGGAAGATGAAAGAGGCAATGTGTTCTTGTGGAATGGAGAAGTCTTTAATGGAATAAAGGTTGAAACTAAAGAGAATGATACTCAAATTATGTTCGATTATCTTTCATCTTGTAAAAATGAATCTGATATTTTGTCAGTCTTCTCGGAAGTCCAGGGTCCTTGGTCTTTTATATATTATCAAGCATCTACGCATTATTTATGGTTTGGTAGAGACTTTTTTGGTCGCCGTAGCTTGCTTTGGCATTTTAATAATTTGGGTAAGAGTTTCTGCCTCTCTTCAGTTGGCAACCAAACATCTGGAGTAGCCAATCAGTGGCAAGAAGTTCCAGCATCTGGAATTTTCAGGATTGATCTCAAATCGTCTACTGCCGTTTCCAAATGTgtggttttaaaattatttccttgGAAGTACATTTCTCGGGAGAATGTTACCAAAGAATGTGTTAATAGCCTGACTAAAATTTCAGCAGACTTGCCTAAGATCGTATCAGTGGAAGCAAATGAAGCCAAACTATATCTTGAAGAACCTATTGTTCCTTTAAATATGAAGTTGCCACCAGCTTCATTTGAGGCTCATTACACTGACATTTCCAGAGTCCCAGCTACAAAAGAGACACTTCAAGTCTGTCTCACTGACAGCCACATGAAGGAAGTGGTTCAGCAGTTTATTGATGTCCTGAGTACCGCGGTCAAGACACGTGTCTTATATTTACCTAGAGATGAAAGCTTGACACCAAATGATGCTTTGAAAACTTGTGATAAGAGAGCAAATGTTGCAATTCTGTTTTCTGGAGGCATTGATTCCATGGTTATTGCAACCCTTGCTGACCGTCATATTCCTGTAGATGAACCAATTGATCTCCTTAATGTGGCTTTCATGAGTAAAGAAAAGACTGTACCAACCAGTTTTAACCAAAATAAGAGTAAGCAGAAAAATCATTGGGAAATACCTTCTGAAGAATTATCTAAAAATCCTGCTGCCACAGTTGTTGATAATCCTAATAAAGAATTCAATGTACCAGATAGAATCACAGGAAGAGCTGGGCTAAAGGAACTACAAGCCATCAACCCTTCCCGAATTTGGAATTTTGTTGAAATTAATGTTTCTGTGGAAGAACTGCAAAAATTAAGAAGAACCCGAATATGCCAATTAATTCAGCCCTTGGATACGGTCCTGGATGATAGTATTGGCTGTGCAGTCTGGTTTGCTTCTAGAGGAATTGGTTGCGTAGCAACACAGGATGAAGTGAAATCCTATCAGAGCAACGCAAAG GTCGTTCTTACTGGAATTGGTGCAGATGAACAACTTGCAGGTTATTCTCGTCATCGTGCCCGCTTTCAGACACATGGGTTAGAAGGATTGAACAAGGAAATAGAAATGGAACTAGGTCGAATTTCTTCTAGAAATCTTGGTCGTGATGACAGAGTTATTGGTGATcatggaaaagaaggaag aTTTCCTTTCCTGGATGAAAATGTTGTTTCCTTTCTaaattccttaccaatttgggaaAAGGTAAACTTGACTTTACCCCGTGGAATTGGTGATAAACTACTTTTGCGTCTTGCAGCAGTGGAACTTGGTCTTACATGCTCTGCTCTTCTGCCAAAAAGGGCCATGCAATTTGGATCCAGAAttgcaaaaatggaaaagaataatgaaaaagCATCTGACAAATGTGGAAGGCTCCAAGTCATTTCCTTAGAAAATCTTTGTATCGAAAAGGAGATCAAAATGTAA